AAGCGCGCATCCACGATGTTGATCGGTACGGGGATGCTGACCTGCAGGCGCCCCTCACGATCTTGAATGTACGGATAGTGGATTTTGGGCATGGCCGGGATGAACTCCAGGCGCTCCTGACCGCCCAACCGGGTGACGGCCAGCATGCCCAGTTTGTCGCTCTCCTGGCGACAGAGGTAGCCGGCGAACGGAATGCCGCCAGGCGAGGTCGCGTCGAAGGGCTGCCAGTGTTTGGCGCTGACCTCGGTGATGGCGATGATCTGATCCAGCAGGGTGGTGTTCATGGTAACCCCTCATCTCACGCAGAAGCGGCCGCGGCCGGGGCGGCCGCTGAACTGGCCGTCGGCGATGATGACTTCGCCGCGGCTGAGGGTGGTCACGGGGTAGCCGGTAACTTGCACGCCCTCGTACTGGCTGTAGGGAATGGCCGAGTGCAGACCGGCCGCGCTGAGCGTCACCGGCCGCGTGGGGTCAAAGAGGACGATGTCGGCGTCCGCGCCGGGAAGGATCTCGCCTTTGCCGGGCAGGCCGAAGATGCGCGCGGGCGCGGTGCAGCACAGTTCGACCCAGCGCGAACGGCTGAGCAGGCCGCGGCGCACGCCAAAGGTGTGCAGCAGCGCCAGCCGCGTTTCGATGCCGGAGATGCCGCCGGCCGTGCGGGTGAAATCGGTCGCGCCGGCCTGTTTCTGCTCGTCCGGGTGCGGGCAGTGATCGGTGGAGATGACGTCCAGGTCGCCGCCGGCCACGGCCCGCCACAGCGCCTGCTGTTCATCCAGCCCGCGAATGGGCGGCTGGCACAAGAAGCGCAGCGCCTCCGGCAGGGGGCGCAGATAGGCGGAATCGTCCAGGACCAGGTAGTGGGGGCAGGTTTCACCGTAGGCCACCTGCCCCTGCGCCCGCGCCAGGGCCAGGGCGTGACTGGCCTCCGCGCAGGAGATGTGAAAGATGAGGACGCGCGCGCCGGTCAGCCGCGCCAGGGCCAGCACACGCTGCACCGCTTCGCCTTCGGTGATGGCGGGCCGGCTGTGGGGATGCCAGCGGGGCTCCACCTGCCCCGCCGCCACGAAGCGCCGCGTCAGGGTTTGGATCACCGGCCAGTTTTCGGCATGAACCACCGCCAGCCCATCCACCGCGGCCACGGCTTCCAGCGCCTGCAGCAGCGCATCGTCGGGCAGGTAGTAGCCGGGATAGGCGGTGTAGAGCTTGAAGGAGTAGCAGCCAGCCCGGCGCACCAGCG
This DNA window, taken from Candidatus Amarolinea dominans, encodes the following:
- the hydA gene encoding dihydropyrimidinase, giving the protein MTYDLVIRGGRVITATHELTADVAIDGEKIAAIGRGLHGRRTLDADGLLVLPGAVDGHVHLNLRTAYGRTADDFYQGTVAAAFGGVTSIVDFVDPRPDQPLPEALAERRGEADGRAVIDYGLHMTLTGPMIATRPAWRDEAPLVRRAGCYSFKLYTAYPGYYLPDDALLQALEAVAAVDGLAVVHAENWPVIQTLTRRFVAAGQVEPRWHPHSRPAITEGEAVQRVLALARLTGARVLIFHISCAEASHALALARAQGQVAYGETCPHYLVLDDSAYLRPLPEALRFLCQPPIRGLDEQQALWRAVAGGDLDVISTDHCPHPDEQKQAGATDFTRTAGGISGIETRLALLHTFGVRRGLLSRSRWVELCCTAPARIFGLPGKGEILPGADADIVLFDPTRPVTLSAAGLHSAIPYSQYEGVQVTGYPVTTLSRGEVIIADGQFSGRPGRGRFCVR